The Plectropomus leopardus isolate mb chromosome 1, YSFRI_Pleo_2.0, whole genome shotgun sequence sequence acgAGGTGTCTCCACCCTCCCCTCATCCTTCAGCCTTCAGCATCCCGAAGAAAACAACCAACATTTTCTGTTCGTTTCCTCTTTTAGATCCTTGCTTCTTATCTGCCACAATCCCAAACCTTCAGAGGAGACTTTGAGGGGAGAAGATCcttatgtgcaatatttttcaTACTGCTTTGAAAGCAGAGGCAGAAGAGGGAAGAGGAGTGATCCGTTTAAGATTATTGTGACTCTCCTGTCTTCTCTTCTTCCTTCTCTTCTTTCCATGAGTGAAATGCGAGCTCTTTCTGCACTCCTGTTctcttttccctccctccttcgtCATCTAGAAGTCCATGGACATGGAGCGCTGTTGTGGGTCAACTATAGTGGTACTGTTACGAGCGCTGTTGCCACGGACACTGAGGGTTCCGCAGGCTCCTGCCATCCCGCCACCGATACCTCCAGCGATGCCACTAGGCCCCGCCATGCCCACTCCTCCCGGCATACCCATTCCCCCTGCCATCGCCACTCCTCCCGTTATTCCCACCGCTCCTCCAATCCCTCCTCCTGCAATCCCTGAtggtcctcctcctcccattgCTCCACCTGTGGCCcctcctcccactcctcctccACGCCCATAGATCTCACATGGGATCTCCTCTGTGACGCGGTCCTCGATGACCTGCTGGTCGCAGTCGTGAGTCTGTGAGTGCTGCTTGTAGCCGTAGCAGCTCTTCTTGTAGCTGGCCGTGGAGTTGAAAGTCTTCATGGGTGGTGGCTTGGAGAAGTCATTGTGGTACGACAGCTCCATGGAGCTCAGGGTGGTGCGGCTGTGCTTCATACTGCCGCCACCTGTAGCCACCGAGGCCTGTGAGCCGCAGTGGTGCTCGTGGACACAGCGGGACATGGTGGAGGAGCGCCGCAGCTTGTGGAAGCTGTCCAGCTCCTCAGACAGGTCGGCTAAATCTGATGATATCTCCTTGTCTCGCAGAGAGAAGAGCTCGTAGTGGGGCGGGTCGAAGACCTCCTGGAAGCCCGCCTTGTTGAAAACACCGGGCCGGCGAGCCACAACCTTGAAAAGAGAAGGATCCATTCAGAAAGTTAAATTTTAATCATTAGCAGGCCACTAGTTTTTACTCTGATAGGAGTATATCTATCaagacaaaatatgaaaaaatactcTTAGGACTTGTAACTTAAAGTTAAACCCTATTTTCTTAGTTTCACCTTAGTTTTTAACTATGAGGTAAGGGGGTCATAAACAATAGCACTTTTGtctctactttttaaaaaaatcattattttttaaactttttttatagtGGGTGGTgctcagctggaaaaaaacaaatgtcacacaCTTCTGTCCACCAATCAAATTGGGAACATTTGAATTAGAATCTTATTACAGTTGGCAGATTGTTGATATTGTCAGACCATCGTTTAACAAATCTCACAAGCAAATACATGTTCAAAATCAATGAAGACATCAATCAATCACTTATATTACTTCAGATTTGAAATCGAGTTCTCAGGTACTTTCagattttaagtttaaaaaggTGGTACAAAAAAGGGTTTACAGGAGATTTCCACCTTAAAACAACCACTTAAAACACCTTGGTTTCTGATTTTTGGTgctatatttttcattttattgcgTAATCAATGAAATACACAATCGCTTTTTGCTTGTAAATTTCTGCTCAGTATCAAAAAGCCGTAGGTCCTTTATAAAGTCACAATTTTTCACAACattcagctgtcacacaggaTGAAATCCATTACAGAGGAGTAAAAGAAACCGATTTCTTTACCTACAGAAGCCTCAATAGAGCAGCTATAAAGACATGCTTTTCATAAACCCAAGTAAAGAAAGGTTTTAGGTTTGgttaaacctaaaaataaaatcaccttGAAACTACACATCTTCTGTGATATACTGCATAAGATTTTGTCTTTCTTCCCTGTCTCCAAAACTACATGTACCCCACCTGGACTAGAATCTCACCATCGCTTTCAATTATGTGCCTCGTCTTTTCTGACTCACTCTGCTCTCCTGCTGAACAAAAGGTCAGCCTCAAAGGAAGAGTTACCTTTTTCCTCGGCTGCTTCATCTGGACCAGGATGGAGATGATAAGAAGAACCAGCACTATGCCTGATGAGACACCAATCACGGTGCCATGGGTCTTAGTGATCTGATGAAAAAGTCCCTTGGATCTCTTCTCTACAGTGGGAAGGGGTGAGGAGAAGAGAGTAAAGATTAAGGCAAACAAagtaattgaaaaataattatgtacagaaagaaaaaaaatccaacctgAGAACTGGCAAAAATAAATCCCAATTAACCATAATAACCTCAAATGGTAAAAGCTGGCAGAAAGAATTCAATTACCTTTGCAGTGGTTTTCATCCCATGGATAGACACAGTTCTGAACTCCATTGCACACCAGGGAGTTATTAATACACATGTTGCTGTGGCAGAAGAACGTATTGGCTGAACAGGGGGCTGCAGGcaaaacacaatacacacagacaatgaaattcagaaaaaaacaacaacaggaaggCAGCTGTATAACAGCGCTGAGTAAAAGATGACTGCACTGGGAAAAAGACTGGAAGCTATTTCgacaataatgataaaacaataacaatgaaaacaataaaagatgGATAATTTGTTAACGTGTAGAGATAtgtaacaaaaatatgaaacgTTCTTTTTTGAAACACTAGAGGTCTAATGAAGGCAGTCCACACAAACCCATACATCATCATTTCCTGCAGACACAACATCAGGGGGGATGAGGGGAGGTGATGGCAGCTTCACTGAACCTCAGCCTGTGTGTCAGGGGAGTTTGAGAggcaggagagggagggggtggaAAGCTAGGAGTAGGCAGAAAggagaaaatatggaaaagatgaaaagaaaggcAAGGGGTGGGGTGGTCGAAATGGCTTCATGTGGTGCAAATGGTCAGGAAAGTGCCCTGAGACACCCCACATTAAAGTGACTGTTGGCGTATGAAGGCTTCAgtggcagagacagagatgacTGGTAATTGATGCTGGCTGCTAGGCCCAGGAGATCGATGCGCTGCTAGTCAGAAGGAAGAGCTGCAAGGCTGAGGGAAGACGAAGATGTCTGGGTTTGGGTATAGATGATTTGGGACTGCAGCAAAAGCTAAGGAAAACCTGGCTCTTATGTGTGATGTGGGGCTCCAGGTGATGGCTGATGTGGAGGTCGGTTAAAAACCTGTGGCATAACACTTCTTATGtgtcttcttatgtttttttcttttatcaggCGTGAGGAATTGTGCAGCAGGCAAGCACAAAATTTGCCATTGATCATGTGATGTGGTTGAGAGTTACTTTTCGGCTTTGATATACTGGATCAAACACGGGCCTAACAGGTAAAAATAAGCCGTCGGCCTTGTTTATTAGTTTGAAAGAATCGTGATTTACTTCAAATACAAAGCAAAGGAGTACCGGAGATGATACTCAAGAACTAGACAGGTTTGATGTCTATCTTATGTGTAATCCTTTGTTGGGTccaccacacacaaaaaatgtataagaCAAAAGATTAAATCTCTCTGAAACATCACCTGATTAAATGAATACTCTGTGGTGTCACATTGTTACTATGTACAATTACATTAACTGCATTTTGTGATCAAAAGAAATTACAATGTTGCTATTTTGTGGTCTTaagaacaaatacaaatttaagaTACAAATAATAGTATTTCCTTTTACTCTTGTTGAGTCACGTTTCACAAGTTGATTTGAAAGCTTAAAAACctgaattacatattttataaatttgtCTGTGAAATGAACttcaacaggtaaaaaaaagcagaaacctCAGAGAGAGCAACAGAAGAGGGACATGCAATACGTGTGGTGTTTACAGAGCAGACAGAAATAACTGAAAGATTGTaacattaaaattctgaatGACACTTTTACATACAAAGattgcaaacacacagagaactGCTGATAGAGGGCTGAGACAGAACCGAGTCATTACTGCTGCACTGATGCATTTTTCCAGTTGCCAAAAATCTTAGTGTTACGATCACATTAATTTCTGGCTCTGTAGCATTATTGTGTTTGGTGGGAGATTTGAGAGCATGTAAGAAACATTATTCCTGCATAATATAATCCATAGCATTTCAACAATTCACTGTCATTTCACATCTTGAGAGTATTTCTTCAACCTCTTTGTCTGTCCACCATTTTCTCCTCTACTTAATTATTAAACCCCTTAAAAATCCTCCTCCTTGTTCCTGATACTTTTTCACCCTAGGAGCTCTCTTAAGGACTAAGAGGCTTTGTTAATAACTTTTATCTTCACCAGGATCTAGTCTTGAATGTCAGGGGTATTTTCTAGATAATGTCATGATTCAAAAAACTTTCCTAGAATTTCGTCACCAGGAGCTACTCTTTGTAAAAAAGAAGCTTTGTGAATACCCAGGAGAAGATGCCATAACAGGTAGGAACTGATCCACACAACCTCCTCTCTATCATGAGAGCTGAGTTAAAAAACAGAAGATCTGtccttatgtttttttaatcagagttgaatacatttatataatattcAGCCTGTGTCTCACAGCTTGTGTCCTCTCCCAGCCCCTTTGACAAAGATTTTCCAGCCTAAACAGACTGGTCTGCTCCGCCAGCTTCACCCACTGCTCCACGGTTCATCATGATGAGAGCTCTGAGCCTCCACTTCCCTTTCCCTGCATGCGTCCTCTGCCTCAGGGTTAAATCATTCTGACAAAGGgacatgcatatgtgtgtgtcggGTTGTGTatgaaacagtgtgtgtgttggagtgtcTGCCCCATCCATCTCCCAGTGAGCCTGTAGACGGGTTCGCTCCCCTGACACCGTGATCGCTTCCAAACTCATTATGCGTGTCCCGCCTTCAAAATGTAGCCTCTCACAGGGTGTCAACAACGTTTCACCCTCTTACCCTCATCCGctctgcatacacacacaagcgcacAACTCATGTCTGAATgcatgcactgtgtgtgtgagggtgtgagTGTATTCAGCACAGCCTCAATATGTCTGGTTTACATGTCAGAGGGCGTTCTGTCGGAAGATTATAGCACATTAAGGATGATGGAGTGCGGAAGGCAAAACTCATCTTGTTCTCTGAGTGACAAAGATTAATGGTTCCCTCTGACCTCCAAGCAAACTTTGAGCCAGTCGCTGACTCTGACCAAATAAAGTTTGGGAGTTATTCAAGAGACTTCAGACTTCTCTGAGATGAACTGTGTGATCAGAATTAATGAGGATCCAAATGGTCTTAAGGACTCtcggagttaaaaaaaaaacacccttgcTGAATTTAAAAGGCCATTAAGTTCTGACTGCAATGGTTATGGGTTTgctgatgaaaacaacattagcattcacCCAGGGTTTGGAAAGTGCGTAGGAGAATGTGGCAATTAATATCTCAGTCTATTCAGgcatttaatgaaaatattacgGTGTGCCAACAGAAAAACGGTTTTCTGCATGGCAATTCCGGCTACTTTATGTGCAACCTTAAACAGCATCTGTTTGAAAGTTTCTTGTCCTTCAAAAAATGAGGAAGTTTAACGTATAATTACTCCTGGTAGATCCATTAACCCTACTCAGCTTTTCTTTTCACCAAAATAGATAAATTCTTATTTTCCTGTTCTAAGTGGCCTATAATAAGCAGAGTACCATGCTGTGAAATGCCtatcagaaaattatttgatgctttcagttatttaaaaatgctggAGTAAATAATTGGTTTTCTCATATCTATGCTCTAAACATGGCACAGTGTAATTAGCTTTCCACGCTGAAATGACACTTGACACACAGTGTCCGTTAGTGACAACTGACGCAGGCACAATGCAGGACTTCataaattaactgttttttttgtctgtttctgtgtgtgggtggataAAGTAATAGCTGTTACAGTAAAGTAATGACATATTGTGCTTTTAGTCCATAACAGAGAATTGCACAGTCATAAGGGGCAAGAGAAACTAGCTATCAGTGATCTCCATACCTCGTAAAACGTTCAGATCAAACTGCATCAAGGACATGGAATCAGATCAACCTGGATCATCTTGCTTCGTCATAATATTCAACTTTGAATATAATAAatcattacattattatatGGTATTATTACATGAAGACAGGGCTATGGAGGGCAGGAAACAATAGTGCTGAGCATTAGCATAGTGTCACACTTGTGAAAGAGTGCAAGATGTAAGCACAACAAAAACTAGAGTGCAGTTAGAAGAGTTCAGATCTCTCCAAGTCAGTCTGTGAATCAAAATATATTCGGTGCAGAATGAGACCAAATTTTTCTATGGATGTAGTTTTTTTAGCCTAAACAACGACCAAAATGTTGCTTATCACAGGCTAGGTAAGGCTTACTGTTTTTAGCCAAGCGGTTTGCTGGAAATTCCTTTTGCTTTATGCTTTTACTATGGTATTTTGTTGAGGACTTGCGACCTTCAACGGCTGGTTAagaggagtcagcagtcaatgGTGGTATGAAACActcaataaaacaggttttctgACTATTGCAAATCATCGTAAATGAGAGgtccttgagcatacagtcataaatacTCACACAAAACATTGGGCTGATTTGTTCAGCAGTGTGCGAGATAAACTGCAGATAGACagctacacacactcacacttgaCCAAATGCAACAGGCATAAGCC is a genomic window containing:
- the LOC121943310 gene encoding neuropilin and tolloid-like protein 2, which encodes MHRAWILFFLIEEGFALAQRTKDSPSEHGGQSPNQNDCGTWVRNINGGVFTSPNYPNTYPPNKECVYILEALPRQRIQLAFDKNYYIEPSFECRFDHIEIRDGPFGFSPLIDRFCGGKNPGLVTSTGRFMWIKFTSDEELEGLGFRIKYTFIADPDFHLHVGGLLNPIPDCQFEIGGWDGVIRSSQVEEEERVKPGDALDCIWTIRAPPQSKIYLRFLEYQMEHSNECKKNFVAVYDGSSAIENLKAKFCSTVANDVMLDNGVGVVRMWADEKSRLSRFRMLFTSFVDPPCSANTFFCHSNMCINNSLVCNGVQNCVYPWDENHCKEKRSKGLFHQITKTHGTVIGVSSGIVLVLLIISILVQMKQPRKKVVARRPGVFNKAGFQEVFDPPHYELFSLRDKEISSDLADLSEELDSFHKLRRSSTMSRCVHEHHCGSQASVATGGGSMKHSRTTLSSMELSYHNDFSKPPPMKTFNSTASYKKSCYGYKQHSQTHDCDQQVIEDRVTEEIPCEIYGRGGGVGGGATGGAMGGGGPSGIAGGGIGGAVGITGGVAMAGGMGMPGGVGMAGPSGIAGGIGGGMAGACGTLSVRGNSARNSTTIVDPQQRSMSMDF